From Juglans regia cultivar Chandler chromosome 8, Walnut 2.0, whole genome shotgun sequence, the proteins below share one genomic window:
- the LOC109000496 gene encoding transcription factor MYB61-like has protein sequence MGRHSCCYKQKLRKGLWSPEEDEKLLRHITKFGHGCWSSVPKQAGLQRCGKSCRLRWINYLRPDLKRGTFSQEEENLIIELHAVLGNRWSQIAAQLPGRTDNEIKNLWNSCLKKKLRQRGIDPVTHKPLTEVENGEDKDTAAKSRDRMSVVVSNELNLLETQNSKQDAALLEQRASSIAAQGCYPLDVQGSSIPKTTNCNNSNNLMTPTSNKDFFQDRFVTSHQESSSTDCRSSDFVGYFPLQQLNYTSNARLPTNSNPIQWFTQSGKTFDMNSEFTSNAVSVLSPSTSSFLPTSTGYKPPPTFPSDNVSIGCFTVNGSRYWEPSAATNNNNCGSGSSSSSAELQSNSLFSWGLADCSTSNKETQIHMMESQPEEIKWSEYFSNPLLMAAALQTQTPQSLYNEIKSETHLGNDISGTKWPHNQRQGPLQSTDICGKDIQTLTAAFGHTY, from the exons ATGGGAAGGCACTCTTGCTGTTATAAGCAGAAGCTAAGGAAAGGCCTTTGGTCACCTGAGGAGGATGAAAAGCTTCTGAGGCATATTACCAAGTTCGGCCACGGATGTTGGAGCTCCGTCCCTAAGCAAGCAG GTCTGCAAAGATGTGGGAAGAGCTGCAGACTGAGGTGGATCAACTACTTGAGGCCTGATTTGAAGAGAGGCACATTCTCACAGGAAGAGGAGAACCTTATAATTGAGCTTCATGCAGTTCTCGGGAATAG GTGGTCTCAGATTGCAGCACAATTGCCTGGAAGAACCGACAACGAAATAAAAAATCTATGGAACTCTTGCTTAAAGAAGAAGCTGAGGCAGAGAGGCATTGATCCCGTCACCCACAAACCACTTACCGAGGTTGAGAATGGAGAGGACAAAGATACAGCAGCCAAAAGCCGAGACAGAATGTCGGTGGTTGTGTCCAATGAACTGAATCTCCTCGAGACACAGAATTCAAAGCAAGACGCAGCTTTACTCGAGCAGAGAGCGTCTTCAATTGCTGCACAAGGCTGCTACCCTTTGGATGTTCAGGGCTCTTCTATCCCCAAAACAACAAACTGCAATAACAGCAACAATTTGATGACACCCACATCAAACAAGGACTTCTTCCAAGACAGGTTTGTAACATCCCACCAAGAAAGTTCCTCCACCGACTGCCGGTCTTCAGATTTCGTGGGTTACTTTCCGCTTCAGCAATTGAATTATACATCAAATGCCAGGCTTCCCACAAACTCCAATCCCATTCAGTGGTTCACCCAAAGTGGGAAGACCTTTGACATGAATTCAGAATTTACCTCCAATGCAGTATCTGTTCTTTCACCTTCAACCAGTTCATTTCTGCCTACCTCTACTGGTTACAAGCCTCCACCTACTTTTCCCTCAGATAATGTATCCATTGGCTGTTTCACGGTAAATGGATCCCGTTACTGGGAACCCAGTGCCGCAACAAACAATAACAATTGCGGCAGcggaagcagcagcagcagcgcTGAGTTGCAAAGCAACAGCCTTTTTTCATGGGGATTGGCGGATTGTAGCACGTCAAACAAAGAGACCCAAATCCATATGATGGAAAGCCAACCGGAAGAAATAAAGTGGTCAGAGTATTTTAGTAATCCATTACTGATGGCGGCTGCTTTACAAACTCAAACTCCACAGTCTTTATACAACGAAATAAAATCAGAAACGCATTTGGGGAATGATATTTCAGGTACAAAGTGGCCTCACAACCAGCGGCAAGGACCTCTTCAAAGTACTGATATATGTGGGAAGGATATCCAAACTCTTACAGCTGCTTTTGGGCATACTTATTAG